A region from the Bacteroidota bacterium genome encodes:
- a CDS encoding metal-dependent transcriptional regulator produces the protein MGIDPKLLEDYLKAIYALEEQGERPTTSRLAELMRVTPASVTDVMKRMAQAQYVEYVRYQGVKLTEAGRRRALQVVRRHRLWELFLAEVLGFSWDQVHEIADQLEHVESPLLEERLDAFLGHPKIDPHGHPIPDAHGRIERIEAVALASLPVGQSARVLGASDSHPDFLRYLAKIGLKPGARLEVVERFAFDGSMQVRLGEEERLLSAYAAQNVLVVPLGLGPF, from the coding sequence ATGGGGATCGATCCCAAGCTCTTGGAGGACTACCTTAAGGCCATATACGCCCTAGAAGAGCAAGGTGAGCGGCCCACCACAAGCCGGCTAGCTGAGCTCATGCGGGTGACACCGGCCTCCGTGACGGATGTCATGAAGCGCATGGCGCAAGCTCAATACGTAGAGTATGTGCGCTATCAGGGCGTAAAGCTCACAGAGGCCGGTCGAAGGCGCGCCCTACAGGTGGTGCGCCGCCACCGACTTTGGGAGCTGTTTTTGGCCGAAGTCCTGGGATTTAGCTGGGATCAAGTGCACGAGATCGCCGATCAACTCGAGCACGTCGAGTCCCCTTTGCTGGAGGAGCGCTTGGATGCGTTTTTGGGGCACCCCAAGATCGACCCACACGGTCATCCCATCCCGGATGCACACGGCCGCATAGAGCGCATCGAGGCCGTGGCCCTGGCCTCGCTTCCCGTGGGTCAGTCCGCTCGGGTCCTGGGGGCCTCGGATAGCCATCCGGATTTTCTGCGGTATCTGGCCAAGATCGGGCTGAAACCGGGAGCGCGCTTAGAGGTGGTGGAGCGCTTTGCCTTTGACGGCTCCATGCAGGTGCGCTTGGGCGAAGAGGAGCGGCTGCTGAGCGCC
- a CDS encoding ABC transporter ATP-binding protein/permease — MHSISRRSWPTIRRLLGYLRPYWPAVGLAFVLVVGVSFLGPLRPKLVQVAIDAHVLKGDLQGLLRVGLGLLGLLVLEAFLQFFSAYLTRWIGQQALFDLRQEVFGHIIRLAPRYFDRTPVGRLVTRVTSDVEALDDVFSAGVVTILGDLLRLFFIVFMMFWLSWQLALVALSVLPLLVGATFVFRKRVGLMYRKVRSEVTRLNAFLQEHLTGMAIVQLFRQEARVEERFRQINDDHRRAQIKTIFYFALFWPSVQLISSLATGLVLWYGGLNALQGALTLGVVVAFLQYIQQFFGPIQDLADKYNTILAALAASERIFEVLDTREVIPDQGRVRALDGLSGSVRFEQVWFAYTEESGEPRWVLRDISFQVEPGECVAFVGATGAGKTTLMQLVGRFYEPQRGRIWLGGVDIRDLELPLLRKSVVIIQQDAFLFSGTLWENITLGDPEIQEPELWQALEELQLTDWVRALPKGLHTPLLERGLSLSAGQRQLVALLRAWVRRPRVVILDEATANIDVQTEARIERMLSSWRGQRTLLIVAHRLSTVERADRIFVLHQGRLLEQGRHEELLARSNLYRRLYELQFQEQSVPSRLDT; from the coding sequence GTGCATAGCATTTCCCGACGCTCCTGGCCCACCATACGGCGCCTGCTCGGGTACTTAAGACCATACTGGCCGGCTGTGGGCCTGGCCTTTGTGCTTGTAGTAGGGGTCTCCTTTCTGGGACCCTTAAGGCCAAAGTTGGTGCAGGTGGCCATCGACGCGCACGTGCTCAAGGGGGATCTTCAGGGGCTGTTGCGCGTTGGTCTCGGACTGCTGGGGCTACTTGTACTGGAGGCGTTCCTACAATTTTTCAGCGCTTATCTGACGCGCTGGATCGGCCAACAAGCCCTTTTCGATCTGCGCCAAGAGGTCTTTGGGCACATCATACGTCTAGCGCCCCGTTATTTCGACCGCACGCCCGTTGGACGTCTGGTGACACGCGTCACCAGCGACGTCGAAGCGCTTGATGATGTCTTCTCCGCTGGCGTGGTCACGATCTTGGGTGATCTGTTGCGGCTGTTTTTTATCGTTTTCATGATGTTTTGGCTTAGCTGGCAGCTGGCGCTCGTTGCGCTCTCTGTATTGCCGCTGCTAGTTGGGGCTACATTCGTTTTTCGCAAGCGCGTGGGCCTGATGTATCGGAAAGTCCGATCGGAAGTGACCCGGCTGAACGCGTTTCTGCAGGAACACCTAACAGGCATGGCCATAGTGCAGCTGTTTCGGCAGGAAGCGCGCGTCGAAGAGCGCTTTCGCCAGATCAACGACGATCACCGGCGGGCCCAGATCAAGACGATCTTCTACTTTGCCCTCTTTTGGCCCTCTGTGCAGCTGATCTCCAGCCTAGCTACAGGGCTTGTGCTCTGGTACGGGGGCTTGAACGCCCTACAGGGGGCCCTCACGCTGGGGGTGGTGGTGGCCTTTCTGCAATACATTCAACAGTTTTTCGGTCCGATACAGGACCTGGCCGATAAGTACAATACGATCTTGGCCGCCTTGGCTGCCTCGGAACGCATCTTCGAGGTGCTCGACACCCGTGAGGTGATCCCGGATCAAGGTCGGGTGCGCGCGCTCGACGGGTTGTCGGGTTCGGTGCGCTTTGAGCAGGTCTGGTTTGCTTACACAGAAGAGTCCGGAGAGCCCCGTTGGGTGCTCCGGGATATTAGCTTTCAGGTGGAGCCCGGGGAATGCGTGGCCTTCGTGGGCGCAACGGGTGCCGGCAAAACGACCTTGATGCAACTGGTGGGCCGTTTTTATGAGCCGCAACGAGGCCGAATCTGGCTAGGGGGCGTAGACATACGAGACCTAGAATTACCGTTATTGAGGAAATCCGTAGTCATCATCCAGCAGGATGCGTTTCTATTCAGCGGAACCCTTTGGGAGAACATCACGCTAGGCGATCCCGAAATTCAAGAACCCGAGCTGTGGCAAGCCTTAGAGGAGCTGCAGCTAACGGATTGGGTGCGCGCGCTGCCGAAGGGTCTGCATACGCCGCTTCTGGAGCGCGGCCTAAGTCTTTCGGCCGGACAGCGACAACTGGTAGCCCTGTTGCGCGCCTGGGTGCGTCGACCCCGCGTGGTGATCTTGGACGAGGCTACAGCAAACATCGACGTGCAGACAGAGGCGCGTATCGAGAGGATGCTTTCCAGCTGGCGGGGCCAGCGCACGCTCTTGATCGTGGCCCATCGGCTTTCCACAGTCGAACGCGCCGATCGGATTTTCGTGTTGCATCAGGGCCGCCTCCTGGAACAGGGCCGCCATGAGGAGCTCTTGGCCCGTAGCAACCTGTACCGGCGGCTCTATGAGCTGCAGTTTCAGGAGCAGAGCGTGCCCTCCCGTCTTGATACATAA
- the pstB gene encoding phosphate ABC transporter ATP-binding protein PstB, translating into MDLALSQPVPANRVLGGSSVNPQPVKLRTDSVSLWYGSSQALKNITMAIPANQITALIGPSGCGKTTYLRLFNRMNDLIEGVRITGRVLLEEQDIYARNVDVVSLRKRVGMVFQKPNPFPKSVYENVAYGPRINGIRDRRELDRIIEEALRQAALWDEVKDRLHVNALELSGGQQQRLCIARTLAVKPEVILMDEPTSALDPISTAKIEELIVELKARYTVVIVTHNMQQAARISDYTAFFYLGELIEFGATEQIFTAPAREETEKYITGRFG; encoded by the coding sequence ATGGACCTTGCGCTTTCCCAACCCGTCCCCGCAAACCGCGTACTGGGGGGATCGAGCGTGAACCCACAACCCGTAAAGCTACGTACAGACTCTGTCAGCCTTTGGTACGGTTCCAGCCAAGCCCTCAAAAACATCACGATGGCCATCCCGGCCAATCAAATCACGGCGCTCATCGGACCCTCAGGTTGCGGCAAGACGACGTATCTGCGGCTCTTCAACCGGATGAACGACCTCATCGAGGGCGTGCGCATTACGGGTCGGGTGCTCCTGGAGGAGCAGGACATCTACGCCCGTAACGTAGACGTAGTGAGCCTGCGTAAACGGGTGGGTATGGTCTTTCAGAAGCCCAACCCGTTTCCAAAGTCCGTCTACGAAAACGTCGCTTACGGGCCCCGTATCAACGGGATTCGGGATCGCCGTGAGCTGGATCGCATCATAGAGGAAGCCTTGCGCCAAGCCGCCCTGTGGGATGAGGTCAAGGACCGACTGCACGTAAACGCCCTGGAGCTCTCCGGAGGCCAGCAGCAGCGGCTCTGCATCGCGCGCACGCTCGCGGTAAAACCCGAGGTCATCCTGATGGACGAGCCTACAAGCGCGCTAGATCCCATCTCCACGGCCAAGATCGAAGAACTGATCGTAGAGTTGAAAGCTCGCTACACGGTGGTGATCGTTACGCACAACATGCAACAGGCTGCGCGCATCTCCGACTACACGGCCTTCTTTTATTTGGGCGAGCTTATTGAGTTCGGCGCCACCGAACAGATCTTTACAGCCCCGGCTCGCGAAGAGACAGAAAAATACATCACTGGCCGCTTCGGTTAG
- a CDS encoding ABC transporter permease subunit: MATRSARWIDRISRWVITLGGAGVIAAVLGILVFIFLEQLPLWQPARAALEASGRLPIGLAPESRPLAIGVEGAQRALALLAERPTWYVCALPTGRLLDSLPIGGLSGTLRAAWWHERSGAAALLSNTGQLWLGRIQWTAANTGQARLRVSLDTLWQLPARLALQDAQYHPETGFWIGRATDGALYAGSPEGRIEQILEGPVSAYVMALGRLSVHAAGPQGGLWRLRYEAGSWTAMLDTVLVDPEGRPLVVSALALLIGERSLVVGDATGGVRVGFYVRQADGSERFVLAHTDFRSVSGEISSIAPSARDRRFLVGTVAGHVALLQATSERTLLNISTGLKSAKGILLPRGDGIVLVGETGQYRFWRLHDPHPEVSLRTLFGRVWYEGYERPAFVWQSTGGSDDFEPKLSLVPLIFGTLKGTFYALLFAVPVALLGAIYTAQFLHPRWRALVKPAVEIMASLPSVVLGFVAAIVVAPFLTRAVPGVLAVFLVLPLVVVLGALLWHQLPNTWRERLPRRAEPLLVLALVLIALGLSLEFGRLIEALWMGGSFPDWVRQVLRVSYDQRNALVVGFAMGFAVIPIIFTLSEDALSSVPRSYVNASLALGATEWQTTLRVVLPAAGSGLFSAIMIGFGRAVGETMIVLMATGNTPILEWNPFTGFRALSANIAVELPEAPYQGTLYRVLFLSGLLLFSFTFLVNTAAELVRIRLRRKYQRA; the protein is encoded by the coding sequence ATGGCCACCCGATCGGCCCGCTGGATAGATCGGATAAGCCGCTGGGTCATCACCCTGGGCGGTGCGGGTGTGATCGCGGCGGTGTTGGGCATACTGGTCTTCATCTTCCTAGAGCAGCTTCCCCTATGGCAGCCTGCTCGAGCTGCCCTAGAGGCCAGCGGTCGCCTTCCGATCGGCCTGGCTCCCGAATCCCGGCCGCTTGCCATAGGCGTGGAGGGGGCCCAGAGGGCTCTGGCCCTGCTTGCTGAGCGACCCACCTGGTATGTGTGCGCGCTTCCCACGGGACGCCTTCTCGACAGCCTGCCCATCGGAGGCCTTTCCGGGACCTTGCGGGCGGCCTGGTGGCATGAGCGCTCGGGTGCCGCCGCGCTCTTAAGCAATACAGGACAGCTCTGGCTGGGGCGTATCCAATGGACGGCAGCCAATACGGGCCAAGCTCGGCTTCGAGTCAGCTTAGATACGCTCTGGCAACTTCCCGCAAGACTAGCCCTTCAAGACGCCCAATACCACCCGGAGACAGGCTTTTGGATCGGCCGCGCGACCGACGGAGCCCTCTACGCCGGTAGCCCCGAAGGCCGTATAGAGCAGATCCTGGAGGGGCCCGTATCCGCTTATGTGATGGCGCTAGGTCGTTTGAGCGTACACGCAGCCGGACCCCAGGGGGGGCTGTGGAGGTTGCGATACGAAGCCGGATCCTGGACGGCCATGCTCGATACCGTCCTGGTGGATCCAGAAGGGAGGCCCCTAGTGGTCAGCGCCCTTGCGTTGCTGATCGGCGAGCGCTCCCTTGTAGTGGGGGATGCAACCGGAGGCGTGCGCGTAGGCTTTTACGTTCGCCAAGCTGACGGATCCGAGCGCTTTGTACTCGCCCACACGGACTTTCGTTCTGTATCTGGGGAGATCAGCTCGATTGCGCCTTCTGCTCGAGATCGCCGGTTTCTAGTCGGCACCGTTGCCGGGCACGTGGCGCTGCTGCAGGCCACCTCGGAACGAACGCTGCTCAACATCTCCACGGGTCTGAAATCGGCCAAGGGGATCCTCCTGCCCAGAGGCGATGGGATCGTGCTCGTGGGCGAAACAGGGCAGTACAGGTTCTGGCGCTTGCATGACCCCCATCCCGAGGTTTCGCTCCGGACCCTCTTTGGCCGGGTTTGGTATGAGGGCTATGAGCGGCCCGCTTTTGTGTGGCAGTCTACGGGCGGCAGTGACGACTTCGAGCCCAAGCTGAGCCTAGTACCCCTGATTTTCGGCACGCTAAAGGGGACCTTCTATGCGCTTCTGTTCGCCGTTCCGGTCGCCCTGCTGGGCGCCATCTACACGGCTCAGTTTCTGCACCCCCGATGGCGAGCGCTCGTTAAGCCCGCTGTGGAGATCATGGCCTCCCTGCCCAGCGTCGTCTTGGGCTTTGTGGCCGCCATCGTCGTGGCCCCCTTTCTGACGCGGGCCGTTCCGGGAGTGCTGGCTGTTTTTCTCGTGCTTCCGTTGGTCGTTGTGCTGGGAGCGCTGCTCTGGCATCAGCTCCCCAACACCTGGCGAGAGCGCCTGCCCCGGCGCGCCGAACCACTTCTGGTCTTAGCGTTGGTGCTTATCGCTTTGGGGCTCTCTTTAGAATTCGGTCGCCTCATCGAAGCCCTATGGATGGGAGGCTCGTTTCCGGATTGGGTGCGTCAGGTTCTGCGCGTCTCGTATGATCAGCGCAACGCGTTGGTGGTAGGCTTCGCGATGGGGTTTGCCGTGATTCCGATCATCTTCACGCTCAGCGAAGATGCCCTCTCCAGCGTGCCCCGCTCGTACGTCAACGCCTCTTTGGCCTTGGGCGCCACAGAATGGCAGACCACGCTCCGGGTCGTGCTGCCGGCGGCCGGCTCGGGGCTTTTCTCGGCCATTATGATCGGCTTTGGGCGCGCCGTGGGCGAGACCATGATCGTGCTCATGGCCACGGGTAACACGCCGATTCTGGAATGGAACCCCTTTACCGGCTTTCGAGCCCTTTCGGCGAACATCGCCGTCGAGCTACCCGAGGCTCCGTATCAAGGCACCTTGTATCGCGTGTTGTTCCTGTCGGGCCTGCTCCTGTTTTCGTTTACCTTCCTGGTCAACACGGCCGCTGAGCTGGTGCGCATTCGTTTGCGGCGCAAATACCAACGGGCTTGA
- a CDS encoding phosphate ABC transporter substrate-binding protein PstS family protein, producing MRRIGWLGVLLLLAACGGGRSEQERQVDASVFLQTAPGATGTPAQVAVDPDLPEYQPKPGVAGRLSSIGSDTMNNLMALWAEEFKKYYPNVKIEVEGKGSSTAPPALIQGTAQLGPMSRPMKASERDAFEKAFGYSPTEISVALDGLALFVHKDNPIDCLTLPQVDAIFSKTRLLGHPQDIRTWGDLGLRDPWANRPISLYGRNSASGTYGFFKDHALGGGDFKANVKEQPGSASVVQGVSVDPNGIGYSGIGFVTSSVKALSIAARPGEPCYAPTPENIYKGRYPLWRPLYIYVNRKPNGELDPLVREFLNFVLSKQGQEVVIRDGYLPLHTDMLKAERRKLGLNPDAT from the coding sequence ATGCGACGAATCGGTTGGCTTGGAGTCCTCCTGCTGCTTGCCGCCTGCGGCGGGGGACGCTCGGAACAAGAGCGTCAGGTGGACGCTTCGGTCTTTCTGCAGACCGCCCCGGGAGCCACGGGGACCCCAGCGCAGGTAGCGGTAGATCCCGATCTGCCCGAGTACCAACCCAAGCCCGGGGTGGCCGGGAGGCTTTCGAGCATTGGCTCGGATACGATGAACAACCTCATGGCCCTATGGGCGGAAGAGTTCAAAAAGTACTATCCGAACGTGAAAATCGAAGTAGAGGGCAAGGGGTCCTCCACGGCCCCGCCGGCGCTTATTCAAGGCACGGCGCAGCTCGGGCCCATGTCACGCCCTATGAAGGCTTCGGAACGGGACGCCTTTGAGAAGGCCTTCGGATATTCCCCCACAGAGATCTCGGTAGCCCTGGATGGGCTAGCCCTCTTTGTGCACAAGGACAATCCCATTGATTGCCTTACGCTGCCCCAGGTGGATGCGATCTTTTCGAAAACGCGCCTACTGGGCCATCCCCAAGATATCCGCACCTGGGGAGATCTGGGCCTGCGCGATCCATGGGCCAACCGGCCGATATCCCTGTATGGACGCAATTCCGCTTCGGGCACGTACGGCTTCTTTAAGGACCACGCCTTAGGCGGGGGCGATTTCAAGGCCAACGTCAAAGAACAGCCCGGCTCCGCCTCGGTCGTACAGGGCGTCTCGGTGGATCCCAACGGGATCGGCTATAGCGGCATCGGCTTTGTTACCTCAAGCGTAAAAGCCCTTTCGATCGCCGCCCGGCCCGGAGAGCCCTGTTATGCGCCGACACCGGAGAACATCTACAAGGGCCGCTATCCGCTCTGGCGTCCGCTCTACATCTACGTCAATCGCAAGCCCAACGGCGAGCTGGATCCGCTCGTGCGGGAGTTTCTGAACTTCGTGCTCAGCAAACAGGGACAAGAGGTCGTGATCCGAGACGGCTATCTGCCCCTGCACACGGACATGCTCAAGGCCGAACGCCGCAAGCTCGGCCTGAACCCGGACGCCACGTAA
- the pstA gene encoding phosphate ABC transporter permease PstA, which translates to MRATSQQLSTPRQTPWQVGTPWIWLLGAGLVVLLLMVFWLVGLLFIRGTLAFWPGDLWAIRTQDGRVYLGEIRRQEPIPGRAGAQRLQLRVGNRDLYGIDFLWVEREQIAQMARIRDAVFVERREWGPFIGFVDAVRTPSFSVQGPEAWPELGRQLEAAHRRYRAITGVEKRQIGDVNYELERLRLRIRRAQLRGEQEALQNRLRPALERLQARYSALAAEAARLRAEDARYTVTLRTVDGRERTLPISAIVRAYTPNDLDLWGKARVYTDRLWEFLSSEPRESNTEGGVLPAIFGTVMMTLLMSLLVVPFGVLTALYIHEYARQGWAISAVRIAVNNLAGVPSIVFGIFGLGFFVYFVGGHIDRLLYPERLPTPTFGTGGILWASLTLALLTVPVVIVATEEALAAVPQSLREASLALGATKWQTVWRVVLPGASPGILTGMILAVARGAGEVAPLMLVGVVKLAPELPFDHHPPFFHLERKFMHLGFHIYDVGFQSPNVEAAVPMVFATALLLVLVVLILNLTAIRIRNQLRRRYRFG; encoded by the coding sequence ATGCGCGCAACATCCCAGCAGCTCTCCACGCCCAGGCAAACCCCCTGGCAAGTCGGTACCCCCTGGATTTGGCTCCTCGGGGCCGGGCTTGTCGTGCTTCTGCTCATGGTCTTCTGGCTTGTGGGGCTGCTTTTTATTCGGGGCACGCTCGCCTTCTGGCCCGGCGATTTGTGGGCGATCCGCACCCAAGACGGGCGGGTGTATCTAGGTGAAATCCGCCGTCAGGAGCCCATACCGGGTCGAGCCGGGGCCCAGAGGCTACAGCTGCGCGTGGGCAATCGGGATTTGTATGGGATCGACTTTCTGTGGGTGGAGCGCGAACAGATCGCGCAGATGGCGCGCATTCGCGATGCCGTCTTCGTAGAACGCCGCGAGTGGGGCCCCTTTATTGGGTTCGTAGACGCCGTGCGCACCCCGAGCTTTTCCGTCCAGGGTCCGGAGGCCTGGCCGGAGCTGGGGCGTCAGCTCGAGGCCGCGCACAGACGCTATCGCGCCATCACAGGCGTGGAAAAGCGGCAGATCGGGGACGTAAACTACGAGCTCGAACGCCTTCGGCTGCGCATCCGCCGAGCCCAGCTGCGCGGCGAGCAGGAGGCGCTGCAGAACCGACTGCGACCGGCCCTGGAGCGTCTGCAGGCGCGCTATAGCGCGCTGGCCGCTGAGGCCGCACGCCTGAGGGCCGAAGACGCCCGGTACACGGTTACGCTGCGCACCGTCGACGGACGGGAGCGGACGCTGCCGATATCCGCCATCGTACGCGCATACACTCCCAACGATCTAGACCTATGGGGAAAGGCCCGTGTATACACGGATCGGCTTTGGGAATTTCTCTCAAGCGAACCCCGGGAATCGAACACCGAAGGCGGGGTGCTGCCCGCCATCTTCGGCACCGTTATGATGACCTTGCTCATGTCCCTGCTGGTTGTGCCTTTCGGGGTGCTAACGGCCCTGTACATACACGAATACGCCCGACAGGGGTGGGCTATATCGGCGGTGCGGATCGCGGTGAACAACCTAGCCGGGGTGCCCTCGATCGTGTTCGGGATCTTCGGACTGGGCTTCTTTGTGTATTTCGTCGGAGGCCATATCGATCGGCTTCTGTATCCGGAGAGACTGCCTACGCCCACCTTCGGCACAGGGGGGATTCTGTGGGCTTCGTTGACGCTGGCGTTGCTGACCGTGCCCGTCGTGATCGTGGCCACCGAAGAGGCCTTAGCTGCCGTGCCGCAGAGCCTGCGGGAGGCCTCTTTGGCGCTGGGCGCCACAAAATGGCAGACCGTATGGCGCGTAGTGCTGCCGGGCGCAAGTCCGGGGATTCTGACGGGCATGATCCTGGCTGTGGCCCGCGGAGCGGGAGAAGTCGCCCCTCTGATGCTAGTCGGCGTGGTCAAACTCGCCCCTGAGCTTCCCTTCGATCATCATCCGCCGTTTTTTCACCTGGAGCGCAAGTTCATGCACCTGGGCTTTCACATCTACGACGTGGGATTTCAGTCGCCCAACGTGGAGGCCGCCGTGCCCATGGTGTTCGCCACGGCGCTTCTGCTCGTACTGGTGGTCTTGATCTTAAACCTGACGGCGATCCGGATCCGCAACCAACTGCGCCGGAGGTATCGGTTCGGATAG
- the phoU gene encoding phosphate signaling complex protein PhoU has translation MHRHFERELEQLKRELIRMGSLVEEQIAKSLEALERDDDLLAQQVKETDIEVDAMEIAIDKRVERLLALNQPVAIDLRLLIAALKMNNDLERMGDQARNIAEHVIKIEGVPGELMELMNIRRMAELTSQMVRDCLNAFIYQDVELAYRVLEQDDAVDELHQRVYQVGAGYMRNKPEDITNCLHILAVAKNLERIADLATNIAEDVVFLVEARIIKHRGRLES, from the coding sequence ATGCACCGGCATTTCGAGCGCGAGCTTGAGCAGCTCAAGCGCGAGCTCATCCGCATGGGCAGTCTGGTTGAAGAGCAGATCGCCAAAAGTCTTGAAGCGCTGGAGCGCGACGACGACCTGCTGGCGCAGCAGGTCAAGGAGACGGACATCGAGGTTGATGCTATGGAGATCGCCATCGACAAGCGCGTTGAGCGCCTGCTGGCGCTCAACCAGCCGGTGGCGATCGATCTCCGGCTGCTGATCGCGGCCCTCAAGATGAACAACGATCTGGAGCGGATGGGCGATCAAGCGCGCAACATCGCCGAGCACGTGATCAAGATCGAGGGCGTACCCGGTGAACTCATGGAGCTTATGAATATCCGCCGCATGGCCGAGCTCACCTCCCAGATGGTGCGCGACTGCCTGAACGCCTTCATCTACCAAGATGTGGAGCTGGCCTATCGGGTTCTGGAGCAGGACGACGCCGTAGACGAGCTACACCAGCGCGTCTATCAGGTCGGGGCCGGCTACATGCGCAACAAGCCGGAGGACATAACGAACTGTCTCCATATCCTGGCCGTGGCCAAGAACCTGGAGCGCATCGCGGATTTGGCCACAAATATAGCCGAGGACGTGGTGTTTCTGGTTGAAGCCCGAATCATCAAGCACCGAGGCCGGCTAGAGAGCTAA